Within the Pagrus major chromosome 4, Pma_NU_1.0 genome, the region CCTAACAGACTAAAGAATTTATTGATGGCTGCTTAGCAACAGGAGGTAAGGACGCACACAGTTTCCACTTTTCAGACTCAAGTAGAAAAAATTCTTTTATCAACAATCTTTGGTCTTTCTTTTAGGAAAGGTACTGGTTCATGGTAATGCAGGGATATCAAGAAGGTGAGGTTTGAATTCTCCATTACATATAACGGCTAGAGTTTTCTAAATAGCCTTAgatattatatgttattatcTCTTCAAGTAAATTCTGAGACCAGAGCAGCAGAGCCTCAAATTACAGCTGTAAATATGTCTCCTTCACTTCTTCTTTCAGTGCTGCCTTAGTGATTGCATACCttatggaaacatttgggatgaagTACAGGTGAGTGTTTTTTATCCTTCACATCAAATAATAACGTTGTATTTTACCCTATTAGAATAAAACTCCTAGCtttttgtaataaatgtatGGTTTTGCAAAGAATGAATGGATTTAGATGCACGTTGATAACCATGTACACCAGGCTTCACcttagagctgcaatgatttgtCCCTTAATCAATTATTCCATCAAAATACAAgtaattgccaactattttgataatcagttaatcatttcagtaattCTTCAAGGAAATATGTCAGACATTTTCTTAGCTTCCTAAATGTAAAGATTTAGTGTTTTTCTTCGTAAGTTAACTTATCACAGTAAAttaagagtctttgggttttggttggacaccaaaaacaatttgaagacgtTACTGGAAAATTGTGACTcacatttttcaccttttttaaaaaaaaaaaaaaaaaaaaaaaagattaattgcgaatgaaaataatcagtagttgcagccctaactCACAAACATCCtgagttttatttgtgtctACTTCaagtataaaacaaaataaactgtatGATACTGTGCAAGTATTACAAAGAAACATACCCACATCACAATTGTCAGAATATAAAACTTTTCAACAAATACAGCCTTACATTATTCATACATACTGTTCATTCTGCAGGGATGCATTCAGCCACGTTCAGGAGAGGAGGTTCTGCATCAACCCCAATGTGGGCTTTGTGCATCAGCTACAGGTAAGTCCTCACTTCAAGACCAATTCTGATTAATCAACATGACAGTTCAATCAAAGAGCGAACATGTACAACTCATTTCTTATTACTATAAATACATGCACTACTGACTTTTTTATCAACAGGAGATAAAACTGCCTCTAGCTCCTTGGCTTTATAGGCTAGGGCGGCTGTATCAGTGACTGCAGTGAAATGATTCAGCATCTAGAGCTCTAATCCTTTCATTCCCCTTCACAAGGGAAGCAATATGAAATATGGACTTGAGCAGTATCGTAGCACATAATAAGCACAATTGTCCTGCAACAGGCTCGTCCACACGACATGTTATCTTGCAGTATGTGTCGTCATTGTGAGTGATCCACTTCTGGTGTGACTCTGcaaaaattattttcatatcTCAATATGCATATGCGTGTCTGCAGTCTTTTAGCCAGCCTTTGTTGGCCTCATTTAGCAAGCTACTTATTATTGTGACATCCTGCTGATGAGCAACATTAAGatgagtcatttatttttgaGTAGTATAAATCATGACGCGGTGCGACATGTGAAGGCACATCGTTTATATTTGATGTTAtataaatatgtcattttaaagctgGTGGTACATGAATGCATCAGTGGTATACTTATATCCTAATGAAATATAACAGAGATGTTCTGCTATTAGCTATGACATTTggcatatttgttttctttctgctgttgtagtcacaacaacacagttcagGGATGAACACACCATGACTGTACATTACTCACACGGACGTTAGCTACTAAAGTCGTCTATTATAATAATGAGTGTTTGTTTCCTAGGAATATGAAGCGATCTACCTAGCCAAATTGACCATCAAAATGATGTCACCGATGCAGTTGGGCAGGTCCTTCTCCATACAAGCTGGGATGCCAGGTTTGTACTTAATGCACCCACACCTGTctcttcagtgtctctgtcactgGAGCAGCATTAGAGGGAAAAAAGGTTGAAGTTGTGGCTCAGTGGGAATAAAGGTAGACTGCATTGTCAGCCACAACTTATTCCAGAAAGGCATTAAGAACAGTGTTGACTGGCATCATGTTGTTTAGGCAGGGAGCACAGTGGGGTTGCACATATTCATAATGCTGATAGTTTGCCTTCGAGACTCAGAGTCTCCAGCAAATGAGAGCCAGCTCCATCGTGGTTGATTTCATAACATCCTTTCTCAATGTCATGAATGTTTCTAATTAAAAGACACAACAGAAACTTACAAACACTTCTTGCCCTCgagaactgttttttttaagatatgTCTCTTTCCCTTGTGACTTCACCCAGCACAGATTATGAAATATTCAGGGTTTCTTTTATCCACGGGGGTTTACGGTTATCTAACTTCTGTACTCAACACACTGGGTCATGGAGCAGGAACTTGTTTGTGTTGATGTATGCCATATGATCAGTTATTCTTGTTTCCACATTTCTTTAACAGGAAGCCGTAAACGCAGcctggaggaggatgaggatttTGGAGCAATGCAGGTCACAGCAGCACAGAACGGATGAGCTTTGCTGATATTTAGCCATGTGGCACAGTGCActcaattatatttttttttacatttttaatgggattaaaaatgtaaatatttgaactTTTTCTAAGGGGAAGGGACGAGGGCGGGAACGGGACCACTCGTGTCTGAGACACGGAGTACTGACGGGGATCGGGCAAATTTGataactccttttttttcttgagctGTATGCACTGATGGGAGATTTTTTGCAGTTTTATAGTATTTAAAGCATTTTGCATTTGCAGCGGGACAGTATTGCAATAATGCACTTTCGATACTTGAATTTGTGTAGACGACCAGAACGGGGCAGTCGGCAAAAGGGAAAGTAGCCAGGACTTCGCCCAGTGGAGGACATGTGAAGAGGAATAGCTAATGCCTTTATTTTGGGAGTAATAGGATCATGGACTAATATCAGGCTTAATGTGGGATAGTAAGGAATGGAATAATAACAACTCACTGCTTAATAAAAACAAGTCTGACTGAGTATATTTGAgctgtgttttcatgtcatGATGTAATACTGTGTATCAAAGCTTTGTATTCTTGTTTCTAGTATAtggtatataaatataatatagtCTGATAAGTTAAGTGCATAGTTTACAGTCACACATTGAAAACTAAGCTGAAGTAAGgctaaatttttttttgttattttaaacaaaccATTGCGGACACCATGCTGTGTatgtcacaaacaaaaaaaacagccattagTTCACAGTCCCGACACATTATATGGTGAGCTTTGGGGACAGAGAGTCCGACCAGAAGGCTGAAATATATAAGGATTCATTTCTAAGCAAATTTGCAAAGACAGCTGACAACTTGGCTATGGAAATATTGTTGCGGTTAGGAAGCGCTGTGTCGATCTTGATAAGCAGGAAGGCACCTTGCATTGCAGCATCTACCCATCAGTGTATCGAAAGAAAATGCTGTAACAGACCAGTAGACGTGTCCATCCCATACCTTCCAATTTGTACAACAAAGCTTCAACAAATACAagagatttttaattaaaactatCAGCTTTGCTGTACAAATTTCcctgatttctttctttaaaagtagaaatataAGCAAGAAAACACAGTAGGTCATAGAATAGTTTATGTGACTATTACATATTTggaaataaattacattaaatatgtTCCCCTGTTCTCCCGACTAACAGCATAATTATAAATCTTAAATAAGAGGTCATTTACAAAAGTCATTCTTATCCATTACCCATCACAAAATCTTTCAATCATTCTCACAGCTGTGATCAGATTTCAAATATCGACCAAATACAAAACTTTTTGTTCACTAGAAATATTCTGCAATTTAACAGTCTTGACTTGATAAGCAATGCAGATCTTTGAACCTTCATTATCCTGTAGTTTCCAGCGACACTACTGTCAAAGAAAAGCATGCTGGGATAGAGAGCACTTTGTACCATAAAGGACATGAGAAAAATTCAACCCAAGTAAAACCTAAAGAGACGTTAAGTTTCTGATcacatttaaagaaacaaagttgaTTTTCTTTGGTGACTTGATGATCAATGTGACAGATCTGTGAGACTAACGTTGAGTCATGATATAAAGTGTTTCCTTCAACCATACCTGGTTTTGTAGTGAATATAAGAAGTTGTTGCCTGTCAAACataatttaattattatctGATATATAACTTAATTTTGTACCATCTTGATTTCCCAAGCAACTACCTGTGCTAACTGCTGATGATacaatttgtgttttctctgcggATACACAGCAGATTACTTAAGGATGTATAATTAAGGATGTAACACAATAAgacattacatttacagtaacTGACATTCTTCAGATGGTGGGGGAAGACGATGACAGGGCTCCGCCCTGGTGAGGTAGCCATGGTTACCAAAGGGACGGAGGATGATGTTGGACTAAAGCGGAGGGCTTCAacatatgtttatgtttaccCCTGTGTTAGCATGAGCGTTCAAGAATGACTCCACTGTGCCATAACCACGAACACAGTTGTTAAGACACGTTGTCAGTGTTAAGTTTTGATGTCAGTGGGTGAATAAAGGTGTGGTCCATGCCCCCAGAGAGaggtttaaagctgctgtccTCAGTCGGAAAACCGACACTGCATGTAAGTCTCATCTGAGGCGGCGTAGCCAAACTTTTGGTAGAAAGCCACATTTTTAGGTGCACATTCCAGTGTGATTTTATAGCAATTCAGTTTTTTGCTGAGAAGAGTGAGAGCTGAAACTAACCTGTAAGGGAgagcaaaaaaagagagagagggggtaaGACTTaaaataaaccagcacaaaTCAAGAGTCATTTTTATGAATAATTTCCATGTCTGTTGGTATTTGTGtcataaatacatgaatatataaaaCCAGCCTAAACAACATGTCTTTGTGCAAGGTTCACACAGGTCTACTTACAGTTTGCCCAGCTGCTTCCCTCTGCACACGTCGCTGACTACTACCTCCTCCACCCGACCTCTCTGCAAACAGAATAAAGAGTCTTCATTTCAGTCATATACCTTCAGTCACTTTCAAGATcaataaatatgtttgtttaaGTTAATCTGCATCTGTACTTATGACATACATGTCGCTTGTTTTTGGTTTATGATGGTGAACTATGTTAATAATTATCAACCTTCTAATAATCACTACATTAATAAGTAACCTTTTTATGGGATTGGGCTTTAGGGGATATATagagaaaatacaaatataccCATtcttaaatatgtaaatgtgtattGCTGCCTCACCTGACAAAGAAAAATGGATATTATAGTGTTATCGCATGAAACTTTTGACATTATAAACACAATAACTTATGCTGcaacaagatattttcacattattatcAAGCTATGACATGAAAAGTTTCAGGTTATACCAAGATAATTAGTGTATTGTTATAAGAAGAAACGTTTGTAGTTATGATGTGATACATTTGTAGATCATAATAAGgtgaaaacatcttgttttgaatttgtttttctggtgtggCAGCAATACATTGCTATAAATTCCTTGCCGGGATGTAATTTACCTTAGCACATGAGTGGATGAATTTGTGTTCTGTAATCAATGTGGCCGTGGCAACAATCTGTCCAAGATTTGTGTCCTCCACCACGACGACATAGTAGTCTCCAGTCTTCTTCATATGCTCAAACTTTTCTGGAAGCCAACagacaacatttgttttttcattgatATATTATTACATTGGTTTGTATTTAAAGTATGCTTTCAGGGACGAGAGTACTTTCTCAAATGTGTGTTCTGATGTATAGAGTCTCGAGTTTGTCTTATATAAAAGTAGTATTATGCTGAGCATCACTTACTCGAGAACTGCTCTGGTGTGACATCGCCTGTCTGAGTAAGTTGAGATAAAACCTTGAAGAATcctgagacacaaaacaacacaacagtcgGTGAACATGTTCTTATAAAAACTAGTCACCAAATTCATAATCTCTTGAGAATACGTTAACTGGCATGGAAAATGTTGTCCAATCACTCTCTGACTGACCCCTGTTAAAGTCTGCCATACAGAGCGGCCTGAGCACCAGGCCTTCTCCAGGGTTGGACACGGAGATGGGGGGTGAAAAGGAGACAGTGTTGCCGCTCCAGTCTAGCTCCTGAAGCAGGGCGGGCTCAAACAGCGGAGTCTCGTCCAGCAGCATTCCACAGtctctgaaaaacacacacacatacactctctcTGGTAAGtccacagacacatacacacccataaTTGTGTGCGCAAAGATATTGAAATTACAACACACTTTTTCTAATCCAATTTAGACACTGTATCAGCACAATGAGTTGGCGTGGAAGTATGTTCGATCTAAGTCAAACAGAACTTTGACCTGACAAATACAGTTTCACTTGGTGAAGAGCTGTCATTACTTTACTGCCATGCTTCAGTGGTTGACAAGCCAGCTGGCATATACATGAGCACACCTTCCTATGAAGTACAATGCACATCCCCTTACAAACACTATCACTATGAGGTGACACCAATCATTCATTTTTCCAGGATATAGTCCAGGATATGTAAAGTGAGACGGGCCCCATTCAGATAGCAGGGCCAACAGGTAACACTAGTAGTGCTGCTGGGGGGGAGGTGATTACTGATTCTCgattattttaatcaatttaatgATGCTTGAACTAGACTAGTCGTAATTATGGTTACCATGGCAGCAAAACACAATTACACATGTCATCATTTCCCAATCAGCAAACCACATAAGTAAGACTGTAATAATGGGCTTATTAAGTATCAAGACTTAGCCTGTGTTATATTTGACCAAACTCCTCAtgtacagaaagaaagaaagaaagaaaaacattcttgAATTAAGTTAGTTTTCCAGTGTTTTGGCGAGCTAACGTAACGTTAGCAACACATAACTAGTTTAATTACTGTCATATAGCTATATAATAAAGTAACAAGGTATAATGTCACGTATAAAGCGTTTTACTTCTCTGGTGTGTCCTGTCAAATAGCTAGCTATCCGGCTCTGCCAGCGTCAGAGCTGTAACTTCACACACTTCACATTAAACGCTTAACATTACCTCTTCGGGGATCGCATGTTAGcagttagccagctagcttatGTACTTACcagtatgaaaaaaaacacacacaagaagagAAGGTCCGGTTAAATTCCCACAGTAGGTTGATGTAAAACGACGACTGGGAAGTTGTGCTAGTTGTGTCTGAGGTTGGGCTACATCATTAAGTTGAATAGCGTGGGTGTTTCCAGCCGCTGTTTCCGCTTGGCAGGAGCTCTTCTGTATGACGTGGCAGAGACGCTAGGAGGTGAAGAGGCGCACCCTAATGACGTCAATCGATCAAATACACATCCAGGTCTGATTAAACTACAAACTATTTCATATTACATCGACAGTGATGTTTGACTCCAGAAcgtgaaatgtttgtttgaccTGTCAAATGCTAAATacacagtttttctttctgGATCAgtccactacacacacacacacacacacacacacacacacacacacacaaattggaCTAATAAACTCAAAGGTCCATTGCACTTGATACAATCCACTAAAGATTGGGCAGGGTTCACTATCGCTGTTGCATTTTCGATGGTGAAATCTTAATAAAGTAAGAAACCatgtctgcagcagtgtttggaCAACGGAGACAAAGGGGCGTTACAACAACGAAGCCAAGTCATTACTCAAGGAGACAGATTAAATTACTGTAATTTGTTAAAAAGCTGTAGAAGCTCTGTTTATTGAGTCTTTTGTATtaacatattttacaaaaactaGATTTACAGAAATTATCCATAACTGAACCATTCttgatttaggcacaaaaatacAGGAAAGCTCAGTTCAAAAAGTATTTCAGTTCTGATTAAATAAGTAATGGTTATGAAAGATAACCCATGAATAGGAAAATAGACCATGGATATTAATAATTGTTAAATAACCtcatggaaaatgaaaacaaaaatgtccaatttcttttttttttgttgttgtcatattTGACTAACTGAAATCTAAATCCTATATCGTAACCTTTTACAATACTCCTCAAACAGAGTTTgagcaataaaataaacacacaataaagATTACAACACTTCAGCTTGACATGGAAGTTTGTGGGCTGCTCTTTGGGATAAAGTGGAAGGAAACAAAAGCACTTTGTCTATATTCATGCATATCTCACCTCAAACAGTTCTTGCAGTGTAATCACAAGAAATCCAACACTTCAGTCTCCATGTTCAGTCTCTACAGTCTCCATGTTTGTGTCCATCGATATGTTTTCAATTAGCTTCAGATTTAGTGAAATTTGACCAAAAATGTTGTACATTGTTGCACATTATTAGAAAAAAGATCTTTGAGCAGAGGATGATTATGTTCCTCGCTGATGATTCTTAATTGGCACTCCTCAATGTGAGTGGACAAAGGCCACACAAATAAAGCACCCTAAAGATTTTTTCATAACGagtctttgtcagttcattcATAGAATATCTAGAAGTGTCAAGTCAAAGGCAAGTGGATTTATTGTTAGGtcttaaaaatgttgtcacAAAGCATCTTCAAAAGACTGTTTAGCAAGTCCAGCTGTCGAAGACTTAACATCTACATATCGTAAAAATCCAACATGATGGACACAGATGGCCATGGACTCCATTATTATACtgcaaaataacattttcttacTCAGGGAGAACTGCTCGTGAACAGAGGTTAATTTAAGAAAGACTAAGAGGATGACACTCATTGTACTTGTACAAAATGTAATACACCCTTTGTCGTCTTTTGTATTCCAAGGGAACAGTAATAGAAAACAAAGATTTACAGGCCCACCCCCCTTGTTAAATAACAAAATGCAAATAGTTGCAATGGGTGATATTTCACACTAGATACAGAACCCATGTGGgtcaaaaacactttgtttgcAGCATTATTTTTGATAGAAACATTCATATTTGACAGAAAGGCTGACCAATACTAAAGTGACATTCTCTTACTCAAAGGTAAgaaataaaattgtgttgttaATTTGCCTACACTAAATTCACAGTTGAAACTCATAAAAGaataacacacaaatacaacagaTGAGTTTCTTCATCCAGAATATATAGCTCTCTGCCATGAgcaacacaaatgaaaaaaaaaaagtcagataaaactgaagacaaacaagGACCCAAACAGCTTTATCTAGTAATAACACCTTCAAACCCCTCTCATAAAAGACTCTTCTGAATGCAAAGCATGCTCATTTTTTTGACAACCAGTCCCAATCACAGCAGATACTGACTCCCCACTTGAGCTGGTGGTTGCGATGTGTGGCACATGAATAAAGGGCGATGCAACCTTGCATTTCTTGCACCCGTCAATTTATAATATGCTCAGAATATTCTGCGATCAGTGAGGCGGGAGCCATTCACAATAGTCCCACCTTACTTAGGTGGCCCAAAACAGTCCAAAGGCCatgtttgctttgctttttaaatatttaattggTGATGACCATTGACTGTACACTAAATGGTGGGTGGGAGGTCTTAATAGCTCTGTCTGTGCCTGTTGGGATGATGATGTCGTAGACTGTTCTGCTGAAGCCAATCTTTGATTCAGGGTGCAGGGTCTTGCTGATTTTGCATGCGTCTCTCTGCAGCTGCCGCCATGGTTCTACGTCTCAGCACAGTCAAGTTCAAATCTGGAGCAATGTCCTCCTCCAGTCCAGGCAAATCCTCATCCTGGTCCTCTGGACTCTTGTTCAGGTACCTCCTACAGGGGATTATTGAATCATGTTACTACTTTGCAGTACTATACAACTGGGCCTCTGTTCAC harbors:
- the gnpnat1 gene encoding glucosamine 6-phosphate N-acetyltransferase encodes the protein MLLDETPLFEPALLQELDWSGNTVSFSPPISVSNPGEGLVLRPLCMADFNRGFFKVLSQLTQTGDVTPEQFSKKFEHMKKTGDYYVVVVEDTNLGQIVATATLITEHKFIHSCAKRGRVEEVVVSDVCRGKQLGKLLVSALTLLSKKLNCYKITLECAPKNVAFYQKFGYAASDETYMQCRFSD